From one Triticum urartu cultivar G1812 unplaced genomic scaffold, Tu2.1 TuUngrouped_contig_6149, whole genome shotgun sequence genomic stretch:
- the LOC125530212 gene encoding pentatricopeptide repeat-containing protein At3g49170, chloroplastic-like, with protein sequence MYSKCGHVSAARRVFDGMRGLRDLVSWTAMAFCLARNGAEQEALLLLGEMLESGLRPNAFTLCAAARACFPGELFRLSGAVVLGFALKTGFWGTDVSVGCALIDMFARNGHLVAARKVFDGLVERTVVVWTLMITRYVQGRCAGKAVELFLGMLEDGFEPDGYTMSSMISACAEQGSVRFGQQLHSLVLRLGLVSDTCVSSGLVDMYAKLQMEQSMECARKVFTRMPTHNVMLWTALISGYVQCGAQENNAIELLCEMLNESIEPNHITYSSLLKACANLSDQDSGRQIHARVMKTSIGNVNVVGNALVSMYAESGCMVEARKAFDQLYESNILSTSSDIGGTESSNASWSSQIESMDVGVSTFTFASLLSAATTVGLPTKGQQLHALSIKAGFESDKGISNSLVSMYSRCGYLDDACRAFDEMDDRNVISWTSVISGLAKHGHAERALPLFHDMILSGVKPNDVTYIAVLSACSHVGLVKEGKEYFRSMQKDHGLIPRMEHYACMVDLLARSGLVQEALEFINEMPCKADALIWKTLLGACRTYDSIEIGKIAANHVIDLEPRDPAPYVLLSNLYAHGGLWDEVARIRSLMRHKNLSKETGLSWMHVGNTIHEFRAGDTGHPQAQEIYAKLAVLIREIKDIGYVPDTSIVFHDMSDELKEECLLQHSEKIAVAFGLITTSPTKPIRIFKNLRVCADCHSAIKYISKSTGREVILRDSNRFHRMKDGKCSCGEYW encoded by the coding sequence ATGTACTCCAAGTGCGGCCACGTGAGCGCCGCGCGCAGGGTGTTCGACGGAATGCGCGGCCTGCGGGACCTCGTGTCCTGGACGGCGATGGCCTTCTGCCTCGCGCGAAACGGCGCGGAGCAGGAGGCCCTGCTCCTCCTCGGCGAGATGCTCGAGTCGGGGCTCCGGCCCAACGCGTTCACGCTCTGCGCCGCGGCTCGTGCCTGCTTTCCGGGGGAGCTCTTTCGCCTGTCTGGCGCCGTGGTCCTTGGGTTTGCGCTCAAGACGGGGTTCTGGGGCACCGACGTGTCGGTGGGCTGCGCATTGATTGATATGTTTGCGAGGAACGGACATCTGGTGGCAGCACGGAAGGTGTTTGATGGGTTGGTTGAGAGGACAGTGGTCGTCTGGACGCTGATGATTACACGGTATGTGCAAGGCAGGTGTGCAGGCAAGGCGGTTGAATTATTTCTTGGCATGCTAGAAGATGGTTTTGAGCCCGACGGATACACCATGAGCAGCATGATTTCGGCATGCGCAGAGCAGGGATCGGTCAGATTCGGGCAGCAACTGCATTCTCTAGTATTACGGCTGGGGTTGGTTTCTGATACTTGTGTGAGCTCTGGACTAGTGGACATGTACGCAAAATTGCAAATGGAACAGTCCATGGAATGTGCAAGGAAAGTCTTCACACGAATGCCCACACATAACGTTATGTTATGGACAGCACTGATATCAGGATATGTGCAATGTGGAGCACAGGAAAACAATGCAATAGAACTCCTCTGCGAAATGTTAAATGAGAGCATCGAACCAAACCACATCACATATTCTAGTCTTCTTAAGGCCTGTGCAAACCTTTCTGATCAAGATTCAGGCAGACAGATTCATGCCCGTGTCATGAAAACCAGCATAGGGAATGTAAACGTTGTTGGGAATGCTCTGGTCAGCATGTATGCTGAATCTGGTTGcatggtggaggctagaaaggcGTTCGACCAGCTTTATGAAAGCAACATACTTTCCACCAGTTCTGATATTGGTGGAACTGAGAGCAGCAATGCCTCTTGGAGTTCTCAGATTGAGAGCATGGACGTCGGAGTCAGCACCTTCACATTTGCTAGTCTGCTTAGTGCTGCTACCACTGTAGGGTTGCCAACCAAGGGTCAGCAACTGCATGCGCTTTCAATCAAAGCAGGCTTTGAGTCTGATAAAGGTATAAGCAACTCCCTTGTTTCCATGTATTCTAGGTGTGGATATTTGGATGATGCTTGTCGAGCATTTGATGAAATGGACGACCGTAATGTGATTTCATGGACTTCAGTAATCAGTGGCTTAGCCAAGCATGGGCACGCGGAACGAGCGTTGCCATTGTTTCATGACATGATCTTATCCGGTGTCAAACCAAATGATGTCACATACATTGCTGTGTTATCTGCCTGTAGCCATGTTGGTCTGGTGAAAGAAGGAAAGGAATACTTCAGATCAATGCAGAAGGATCATGGACTCATACCGAGGATGGAACATTATGCTTGCATGGTGGATCTTCTTGCACGATCAGGTCTTGTTCAAGAAGCCCTGGAGTTCATTAATGAAATGCCCTGTAAAGCGGATGCATTGATTTGGAAGACTCTGCTCGGTGCTTGTAGGACTTACGATAGTATTGAGATTGGTAAAATTGCAGCTAATCATGTCATAGATCTCGAGCCGCGAGATCCAGCTCCATACGTCCTTCTCTCAAACTTGTATGCCCATGGTGGTTTATGGGACGAAGTTGCAAGAATAAGGAGTCTGATGAGACACAAGAACTTGAGTAAAGAAACTGGCTTGAGTTGGATGCATGTTGGAAATACCATTCACGAGTTCAGAGCTGGTGACACCGGCCATCCGCAAGCACAAGAGATCTATGCAAAGTTGGCTGTGCTGATCAGAGAAATTAAAGACATTGGCTACGTACCAGACACAAGCATCGTGTTCCATGACATGTCggatgagctcaaggaggagtgT